The Nitrospira sp. genome segment CTTGCAGAAAGAGACTTCCCAATAGCACGTGTTTCTGCCTATTCGATAAAAGAGAAGCCAGTAGCTCAAGCACATCCCAAATCCCTTCACCTGTGGTGGGCTAGGCGCCCACTAGGTGCGTGTCGGGCCATGCTCTTAGGACTATTGCTGCCAGATCCGTGTGACCAACTGTGTCCCGAACATTTCAAAAAGAAAGTGCGGGAAATTCTGCCCCAAGTCATTGGAAACATAGGTCCAACCGATGAAGCTCTCAGGAAAGCGCTCATTAGGTTTGTTGGAGAGTTTTCCAACTGGGATGTGTCAGCTGACAGAACTTACCTTGAAGTTTCTCATGCCCTAGTAAAGGCAGTGCATGGTGAAGCGCCACCGCTCGTCGCAGACGCTTTTGCTGGAGGTGGATCCATTCCACTTGAAGCATTACGGCTCGGATGTGAGGCCTTCGCGAGTGATCTAAACCCAGTCGCTTGTCTTATTCTCAAAGCCATATTGGAAGATATTCCACGTCACGGTACCAAGCTTTCTGATCTCGTGTGGAAGATTGGCAGGCAAATCGAAGAGAAAGTTAGTAAAGAGTTAGGTGCTTTATATCCTCGTGATCGTGAAGGAGCCAAACCCATTGCATATCTTTGGGCTCGAACGATTCACTGCGAATCGTCCCAGTGTGGAGCTGAAATTCCACTTATTCGTTCATGGTGGCTCGCTAAATCAGGCAACCACCGGGTTGCACTTCGTTACAGTGTTTGTAGGCCTGAGCGCAGAGAGCAGAGGCCCAGAATTGAATTTGAGGTCGCCAACAATCCTTCTGAGAACGAAATTCCTAACGGAACGATTGTACGCGGCAATGCTGTCTGCCCTTGTTGTGGGAACACAGTCAGCGGGGAGCGAGTACGTGCACAATTAAGGAACCAACGAGGTGGCGGCAATATAATTCTTGATAAGACGGGCTCTCGCTGTGGGGGCGCTCGCTTACTCGCTGTTGTCTGTTCCCCCGCGACGGGCAATGGCAGGATTTATAGAAAGCCCCGTGAAGAAGATTACCGCCCTATTCGAATCGCTGACGAAAGGCTAAGAGAGATTATCGCGCGCGACGAATTTGAGCCAGGCCTATCTATTGTCCCGAACGAGAATCTCCCCCCCAAGGGAACACTAGGTTTCCGGATCCAGAATTATGGCATGACGCAATGGAGGGATCTTTTCAATCAGCGGCAATTACTGGCTCTTTGCACGATATCAAAGCTGATAAGGGAACTTGATGCAGCCGATAGCACAATGGCTAGTGTCAAAGAAGTACTCGCACTATCGGCCGACCGCTTGGTTGATTTTAATTCCACCTTGTCTCGCTGGGCCTCGAACCGCCAAACATCTGCGGCCACCTTTGGCAGGCATGCTTTACCGATGCTCTGGGATTACTGCGAAACTTCACCACTATCTGGATCAACAGGTAGCCTTCAATCGTCTCTTCGAATAGCTCGAGATGTCATAAACGCTACCTTGTGGTCTGGCGCAGAACGAGCGACGGTTGTTGTGGGCGACGCAACAGATATTGCCATTCCTAGCGACTCTGCTGCAATTTGGTTCACAGATCCCCCTTACTACGATGCTATTCCATACTCTGATCTATCAGATTTCTTTTATGTGTGGTTGAAGCGAATGCTCCCCGGACATTCGCTTTTGCGAGACATATTCGATCCACGCAATCCGCTTACACCCAAAGCCGAGGAGGCTGTCCAAGACCGGGAGAAGATCGTAAACGGTCACCCAAAAGATCGCGGGTTTTTCGAAAACAAGGTAGGCCAGGCGTTTTACGAGGGACGCCGGATTCTAAAGGAAAATGGGATTGGTTGTGTTGTCTTTGCTCACAAAACCACCGAAGGCTGGGAGGCACTATTATCAGGCATGATCAAGGCTGGTCTCGTGATCACCGCTTCTTGGCCTATCTCAACTGAACGTCCGAGCAGATTGCGCTCTCAGGCCTCTGCTGCCCTTGCCACTAGTGTTCATCTGATCTGCCGGCCACGATCAGAGGAAACGACCGGCGACTGGGGCGAAGTGTACCGCGAATTGCCAGTTCGCGTTGGGGATTGGATCGAACGATTGCAGTCTGAAGGTGTGCGCGGTGCAGACCTCGTTTTTGCCTGCATCGGCCCGGCGATGGAAATCTATAGCCGGTACTCGAAAGTCGAAGATGCCGAGGGGAGAGTGATCCCGCTCGGTGGAGATCCCACCGCGAGTGAACCATACAAGCGTGGGTTCCTTGCCTACGTCTGGGAAACCGTGGGTCGATTGGCACTCCAACAAGTACTTGGTACAGCCGAAGCTCGCGCGCGCAACGGCGCGGCAGGAGCCGTCGAAGAAGATGCGCGGCTTACGGCTGTCTTCCTCTGGACGCTGCAAAGTACGAGTGGAGAGGGTGAGTCCAAGGTTGAAGGTGAGGACGATGAGGACAGGGATGTAGAGGATAACGAAGAGGATAGTGGTGGGATGAAGAAGAAAGCAAAGGGCTACACGCTGATCTTCGACGTGGTCCGGCGGTTCGCTCAACCGCTTGGAATCCATCTCGACCAATGGGAAGGACGGATCATCGAAACCGAGAAGGGGATCGTCCGTCTCCTGCCGGTGAGCGAGCGGGCGGAGCAGCTCTTTGGCGAAGAAGGCGCCTCTGCCGTTGCCACACGCATTGAGCAGGAGGCCCGCCTCAATCCGCAGATGACGTTAGAGTTTGCGTTGCCGGAGTTGGAAGCACCGGCCCTGAAAGGTCGTGGTCGAGGTAAGAAGGGCAAGGCAAAGTCGATCAAAGAAGTCGGCGACGAAGCATTGACTGCTCGCCGCGAGGCCACAACGCTTGATCGCGTCCATGCGGCCATGTTGTTGCAATCCAGTGGCCGTGCCAATGCCTTGCGCGCGCTGCTCAAAGCAGAGCAGGAACGAGGTCCCGACTTCCTGCGCCTCGCCAACGCCATGTCGGCTCTCTATCCAAAAGACAGCCAAGAGAAACGCCTACTCGATGCGATGCTGTTGGCCGTTCCACGATAACAATGTCTGAAGACACGACTAAGACAGTCTGGCAGGTATCCGGTGGACCTTCCAATCGTTCCTATATCGATCTCTTGCTGAAGCATGGTGTCGCGCTGATTGGACCAGGGGCTATTGGCCCCTGGCATTCCGACCGGAAAGATGAACTGTATGAGGGTCATTTTGTTCGCCACTTCGCGACAGAGGTTCATGTCGGAGACATTGTTCTTCTTCGCCACGGCATGTCAGCGGTTGTGGCCGTTGGATTGGTCGCGAGCGACTACGCCTACCTCCCTCAGTTTGACGACGTGAACGGGTGGGATCTTCAGCATGCGAGACGTGTGAGATGGTTCAAACTCCCTCACCCACATGACTTTTGCGCTCCAGTATTTGGCGCCAGCCCGCCACGCCTCTCCCGTGTGACAAATTCCAATGTGGTCGACTATGCCCGCCGCTTTATTAATTCTCCGCCGCATGACTGGCAGAGTGCCACGCTACCATCACTTCCACCTGCCGAGCTGCTCATGGACGATGTCCCGCCATATCTCATGCATCTCGTCGGCCAAGTGAGAGACCTCTCGGGGTTGTACTGGGACAAGAAGAATTTCGGTGATCCGCCGACCGAAGATGAGACGATATGCCACTTTCTTATCCCTCTTTTGGGCTCGCTTGGATGGCCGCCAGAGTACGTTGCTGTGAAATGGAGAGACATCGATGTGTGCCTCTTTAGTCGCTTACCTCGTCTGCCGGAACACTGCGCTTTTGTTATTGAGGCGAAACGCTTCGGAGAGGGCATTGAGGGCGCACTGGGCCAGGCCAAAGGCTATCTCGAAAAACTTGGAGTTGTCCGCGACATCGTCGTTACCGATGGTATTCGCTATCGACTATATCAAGGCGACAGGGATTTCGAACCGGTTGCATACGCAAACTTAGCTTATCTCAAGCAATCGGCCTTAGCCTTATTCGAAAGGCTACGACGGCAGTAGAGGGGAACCATGAATCTTGATCCTTGGTACAAAGTTGCAACGCCGCGTTCCGAAGTGCAGGATGGCCGGTCATTCAATCCACACGAGTTTGCGATCGCTCTCAATCTAAAATCTAGCGAAGAGAAGCGCCTCCTCGACGCAATGCTGCTGGCTGTGCCAAGATAGGCGTGTCATGATTGTAAGGAGGTAATGATGACTCATTCCGCGTTGAACACACCTCCGGTCCATGATGCGATCGCCGAGATGGTGCGTCGCATTGTGTCCCAGTTTCACCCGGACAAGATCATCCTCTTTGGCTCGCACGCGCGCGGCCAGGCTGGGCCGGACAGTGATGTGGACCTCTTGATTGTCATGCCGGTGGAGGGGTCCAAACGGCGGAAGGCGACCGAAATCGACGGGGCTCTTGCCGATCGAACAATCCCCCTGGACCTCATTGTCGTGACTCCGAACGAGTTTGAGCGGGCCCGTGACCAAATCGGCTCGGTCTTACGACCTGCGGCGATCGAAGGGCGTGTGCTGTATGACCGAGCCGCGTGATGTGGCCCGACAGGTTCGGCAGTGGATCGAGAAGGCGGAGCACGATCTGCGCAACGCGGAACACACCCTCACCATTCGTGACGAGGAGTGCCCGTTCGATACGGTGTGTTTTCATGCCCAGCAATGCGTGGAGAAGTACCTGAAGGGTTGGCTCACATTCAAACGCCTCGATGCCCCACGATCCCATGACCTCGTCGTCTTGCTCAACCTGGCGATCTCAGCCGGGTTGGGCGGACACAATCCACAAGATGTGCAGCCACTCAATCGCTACACCATCGAAGCGCGTTATCCAGGCGATTGGGATCCGATTGATCGGCCCGAGGCAGAGCAGGCCGTCGCCACGGCTCGGCGTGTCCGAGAGTCTATACGGGTATTGTTGCCGCGAGAAGTCCTTCAAGGAGAAAACTGATGGTGTTGGACCCTTGGTACAAAGTCGCGATGCCGCGTCCCGAAGTCCGGGAAGGGCGGTCGTTCAATCCCGACGAATTCGCCATTGCCCTCGAACAGGTCGTGGCCGGCACGGCTCCCAAAGACTATAAAGACCCCGTTCAATTCTTCAATCGGACCTGTTTCACCCGCGCCCTCCAAGAACATGCCGGGATGGTGCTTCAGCGTTTATCTGGAAAGACCGAGAACGCCGCTCCAGTTCTCACCCTCGTCACCCAATTCGGTGGTGGAAAAACGCACACGCTTGCCTCTCTGTACCACCTCTTGGAACACAGTAAGAAAGTCGTCGTTCATGACGGTGTCAAAGATCTGGTGAAACAAGTGGGGCTATCAGATATCCCAAAGGCAAAAGTGGCGGTCTTTGTCGGGAATGCCTGGGACCCACGAGAAGGCCGTGAGACTCCCTGGATTGATCTCGCTCGGCAGTTAGCCGGCGATGCTGGCGTGGCTGCACTTGGACCCGCTGCCAAGACGACGCCTCCTGGCACAGAAACCATCGGTCGTGTGATTGATGCCGCCGGAGGGAGCGCCCTCATTCTGTTCGATGAGGTGCTGAACTTCCTGAATCGCCATCGCACGATGGCAGAGCCCTTTCATGCTTTCATCCAGAATCTGACGGTGGTCATGACCGGCACCCCACGAAGTGCCGCGATGATCAGCTTGCCTCGTAGCCAGGTTGAAATGACCCAGTGGGATCAGGACTGGCAGGACAAGATCACGAAAGTCGTCAAGCGAGTGGCGAAGGATCTCATCGCGAATGATGAGACGGAGATCAGCGAAGTCGTACGGCGGCGTCTGTTTGAGGATCTAGGGCCTGAGAAAGTCCGGAAGGCCGTTGCCAAGGTCTATGCCGACTGGTGTTTTGAACGGCGAGCGCAGTTGCCTTCTGAATGGACCGCAGTCGATACCGCGACTACGGATGCCAAGTCTCGCGACTTTCTTCGCAGTCGATTTGAAGCTTGCTATCCGTTCCATCCGGCCACGCTGTCCGTCTTCCAGCGCAAGTGGCAGGCGCTGCCCCAGTATCAACAAACTCGAGGCACCCTCGCCATGCTGGCGCAATGGATCTCATGGGCCTATCGAGATGCCTATCAACGTGCCAGGCGCGAGCCGCTCATTACCCTGGGATCGGCTCCCTTGGAAGTGTCTGAGTTTCGTGGTGTGATTCTTGGACAATTGGGCGAGTCGCGATTGCTTGGCGCCATTCAAGCCGATCTCACAGATGAGCATAGCCATGCTCGTGCACTCGATGTCGATACCAAAGGCCCCCTTCGGGATATCCATCGTCGAGTGGGCGCGGCGATTCTCTTTGAGTCTTCCGGTGGGCAAGGAGATAAGGCAGCCCATCTGCCAGAGATTCGCTTTGCGTTGGGCGAACCTGAGATTGAGACCACGTC includes the following:
- a CDS encoding nucleotidyltransferase domain-containing protein, which produces MMTHSALNTPPVHDAIAEMVRRIVSQFHPDKIILFGSHARGQAGPDSDVDLLIVMPVEGSKRRKATEIDGALADRTIPLDLIVVTPNEFERARDQIGSVLRPAAIEGRVLYDRAA
- a CDS encoding DUF499 domain-containing protein translates to MVLDPWYKVAMPRPEVREGRSFNPDEFAIALEQVVAGTAPKDYKDPVQFFNRTCFTRALQEHAGMVLQRLSGKTENAAPVLTLVTQFGGGKTHTLASLYHLLEHSKKVVVHDGVKDLVKQVGLSDIPKAKVAVFVGNAWDPREGRETPWIDLARQLAGDAGVAALGPAAKTTPPGTETIGRVIDAAGGSALILFDEVLNFLNRHRTMAEPFHAFIQNLTVVMTGTPRSAAMISLPRSQVEMTQWDQDWQDKITKVVKRVAKDLIANDETEISEVVRRRLFEDLGPEKVRKAVAKVYADWCFERRAQLPSEWTAVDTATTDAKSRDFLRSRFEACYPFHPATLSVFQRKWQALPQYQQTRGTLAMLAQWISWAYRDAYQRARREPLITLGSAPLEVSEFRGVILGQLGESRLLGAIQADLTDEHSHARALDVDTKGPLRDIHRRVGAAILFESSGGQGDKAAHLPEIRFALGEPEIETTSIDNAAVAFESKGYFIRKVGQDGFRFGFKPTLKKVVSDKRASLDDDEVQKAGLMVVRREFERGATLPIVTFPEDGTAIQDTPRLTLVILDPESEWRGNGTLRSTIAAWTKQRGKSPRLYPGSLIWCVRKPGRDLKDKLEMWLAWKRVEKDLTDGTLAGEFERADRFEVGSKVHDSEELARDEVWASYRYVVLADNKEQDGLKVIDLGAGHASNSETLCGRVLTALKSQALLNESPGASYLERKWPQAFKESGSWPLVSLRQAFLNGSMERLIDPDAYLRRCIPDFVTRGDFGLASGQQPGGTYTRLWFEEMLPTDEVAFDADVYLVLRSRAKALKTRAQTPPDVGEQPLPSELQPTTPQPEAPSMTAIATKRTLHITGSIPPEVWNRLGTKLLPKLRSGSDLRLGLDFTVDFDSDQIGSFQAELRQVLQDLNLSQAVHIELS
- a CDS encoding HEPN domain-containing protein, yielding MTEPRDVARQVRQWIEKAEHDLRNAEHTLTIRDEECPFDTVCFHAQQCVEKYLKGWLTFKRLDAPRSHDLVVLLNLAISAGLGGHNPQDVQPLNRYTIEARYPGDWDPIDRPEAEQAVATARRVRESIRVLLPREVLQGEN